The Vigna radiata var. radiata cultivar VC1973A chromosome 6, Vradiata_ver6, whole genome shotgun sequence DNA segment TTCACTCTTTACACTTACCTTGTCTCATCTGCAGCTCATATACCTCTTTATCTGTATCCCTTCCTTAATACAACAAGTAAGTCCAGGCCATTTGAGTATTTGAGGCTTACCAGTCTAGGAGTCATTGGTGCCTTGGTAAAGGTACTGCCGTACTACCTCCTTGTTGATTCTGTTGTTGGATACGCTATATGGGAAGAATTTATACAACATTCATgctgaaaagaaaacaattgcaATCAGTAAAAGTATTGCCACAAAAAACTCTGCCATAAAAAAGTATCAACTGCAATCACCTCAATTAATGCCTTCTCTGAAAACAGTATTAACTAATTAATGGTTATTGTAAATCTGTGACAAACAGCTAGACGTGTATATAGTTTAGTTGCCACAAATAGTTAGTTGTTTTAGTCTTATAATGTTCATGTCtattttcagttattttgtTAACTTTCCTGTGAACATACAAACCCACTTGTTAGGATGTGTTTATCACTACTTTCTGAGAATAAAATTTTCCAACTATTTTAAGGCCTTCGCaatattgttgatatttttttttcttgtgagaTGAAAATATTGCTTTTTTTGCTTACCACATGTACATTTGTACTCTTTTGTCGTGTGTTTGATTTCCTTTCTGTTGATATTTCATCAGGTTGATGATACAGAAGTtataagttttcttctttcaacagAGATTATTCCGCTGTGCTTGCGCAGTATGGAAATGGGCAGTGAATTATCCAAAACGGTTAAGTTTACTGATCTTGTTTTTAACCAGTGTGGTctgccaaaatattttgtttggatgaattgaaattgacttctttttccttattcaTTTTTCTGAGCTATTTGGTTGTGTGATGAACACGTGAGTCTGTGAGGTCTGTTCCAATACCGTGCTACATAGGAAGTGAACTATAGGTCCTTTATATTCTTGGTTGTCACGGGAAGGTTGATACTCTTTTTGGCATATTTGGTTGTATCAAAATGCATCCAGTATTTGCAGTACATGGGTTGAAATACCGTTCTTTATACTCGAGATTTTCACCCTTGTATTTTACTTAATCGTGTTCAGTAAATGCTAAGTCACATGTTTGTTTTTGCCCCTATCTCGTGATCCTCTACTACGCCTATCAAACAATTGTATATAGGAAAATTTGTGTATAATGAAAACTCCGTTACTACAGGTTGCAACCTTTATAGTCCAAAAAATTCTGCTGGACGAAATTGGTTTGAAATATATTTGCACTACAGCAGAGCGCTTTTATGCAGTAGGTCGAGTTTTGGGAAACATGGTGGCAACTCTTGTTGAGCAACCGTCATGCCGTCTTTTGAAGCATATTATTCGTTGCTATCTTCGCCTGTCAGATAACCAGAGGTTCTAAATAATACTCCAGTTTTCTAAGTGCTCCTCCTGCCTTGCCCCTTTACGTTCTCTTCCCAAGTTTCTAATAAAGCTTTGGTCATTTCAAAACAGTGCTTGCGAGGCTTTAAGAACCTGTCTCCCAGACATGTTAAGAGACGCTACATTCAGTAGTTGTCTTCGTGTAAGTGATAGTAGAAAAGTTTGACTTAATCAACATGATTAGAGTGATTTGATTTAGTAAATTGAAGATTAAAAGaatgatatttaaaaactaaagcttgctttcttcttcaaatttctTAGATAGAGATTTTTCTCATCCTTATGAAGAGATTATGATTCATAGTTTTATATTGGTATTGTTTCATGCATGCAGGAGGACCCAACAGCAAGGCGGTGGCTACAGCAGTTGCTTCACAATATCGGAGTCAGTCGAGTTCCTGCACTTCAAGGTGCAGGAGGATTTGATCATATGATGGTGTCGTGAGACAGAGACCTTGACTTGTTGCTTTACTATCATTCTGAAATTTTCTAACTTGCTGTGAGCGAACATTAAATGGCATTTTCAGATGAGCGTGCACTAAGAATGAAAATTGATACGGAAGGATCTACCTTTTCCGCTTGATGTAAACAGGTCAGCATCTAATCTGACAATTACATGGGTAGATCACATGAGAGCAAGGACATGGacaaattaatcattaatttttcttgtatttttaataacattgtACGTACTAATTCTCTccttaaaattactttttgtttatcttataatattaattaagagtttgaacatatattgaatattcgataaactataaattttaaaatcttaataaattcagtattatattcttttattaaatatttataaatttaacaaatttccttaagataatatttatactaaaaaaatttaaaagttttggttcaaaaaaaagttagagttcaaatcataaaaatagtttagatttcggcaaattatttttcaatttcagtaACTTTTTTCGCAATTCGgttcaatatttcttaatacTCTTTTCTTAGtgattctaaaatattttatcaattttctttttgtaaaattatttatttgttcagATCCTGCACAAGAAaactttatcttttagtttCTATGACTTTGAATAGTAAGGACTGAAGAGAAACATTATAAAGGTATTTGCCAGAACTAAATATTCAGATTTATTGCCAACGTCCAATTATAAATAAGATGACCAAACTGAATTTCCAAACGAATTGCTAAGCATCAAACAGGCCGTTTTCAAATGCGAAGCTACGCTAGCGAATGATTAAACAATAACAGATTACAATAGGAGATGGGAGTCACcccaaaaaaaattacaacaccACTCATTCTCTGATATTACATCTCAAATAAGGCCACAAGCATCATTGAAGCAGCAGAGTTTTGTGCATCTTTCACCCTAGATTTTTCGTAACCAGATATTTGAAGGATCCGCGCCTCTTCTTTCATAGTTATTTGAACAGAACAAATAAATCTCCTTTCATGGGAGGGACCCGAATCCTTTTCAATACTGTGAAAGATTACGaataaataactaattagtCAACATGTAAAAAGTTTCACAaatcaatattatataaatgttactCTTTTAATAATCCATCTGAAAAAAGTACCTGTATACAGGCTTAGACCATTTTCTACTCTCACAATATTCGTGTAGTCTATGTTTAGCTGCTTCAATACTCATATTTCCATCTTCGTCGGTAAAAAAATTTAGCTCTATATTACGGCTGGAAGGCTTTATACTGGTGGGAGGAGGAACCAGAGATGCTAGACTATCCAAAGCAATCTTGGCAGCTTCAAGTTTAGCCAAATCCTTTTGTGCAGACGAGGCAGAGGCTATAAGCTTCCCATCAACAAAGACATTAGCTATACTAGCGGTTTTGGTTCGCACATGTTTAAACTCAACATGCTTCCCCCTTTTCTGGCATATTTCAAATAGTGTCGATACTGGTTGAGGTTGTTGCTCCAAATCACCAGGTGTCACTATGGGCTCCAAAATTCTTCTAAAATACTGTCAAAATCATAATAACAATCCACAAATCAGCTTTTCATCATCTTGAATTTTACAAAACATCTAAAAAACTGCAAGTTACTGATTTTAAATGCAActtgaaagaatttgaaatcACCATCCCTGCATTGCTATCTTGAGCAAAACCAAAAACCTCATCCAAAAATAATTCTTTCTCAATTCATCATCACTATGAATTGATTCAAAAcagcaaaaataatgcaaaacatcATCATATAATCACCTTCGAAACCTCATATTGCAATTTCAAAACTCAACAAATTTCCATCATTCACTATCatctaagaaaaaaatcaatgcAAAGACCCACGAACCTTCCAGAGTTTCTCCAGGTCGCATCCCACGTCAACGTATATAGCTCCTGCGATCGACTCGACGATATCAGCGAGAATCTTAGGCGCCTTAACGGAACCACCGTGCGACACAACGGAAGGATTCTCCAGGGAAACTGCCTCCACAAAACGTTCGACCTGGTCCATGAGGGGCTGAGCGTGGTGGCGGACGAAGACGTGGAGACTGTAGCGAACGGCAACGCGTGCCAGCTTCTCGGTACTGATGTTGGCAGCACGGAGAATAGACAGACGGCCAGGATCGAGATTGGGATAAGCGAGAAAAAGGTAATTACTGATTGCGAGACTGATAATAGGATCTCCAATGAACTCAAGACGCTCATAAGAAACACCTTCGGTGAAGGATGAATGAGTGAGAGCTTCTTCTAGAAGCTTCCGGTTTTTGAATCTATAGCATAAGATTCTCTCTACCTCAGCCACTGATGCTTCCATCTCTCTTTGATTTCTTTCAaccctttttctcttctcagGTGAACTCAGAATCTTATGCTTTCTCACTGCATGTGTCTCTCTCCGTTTAAACTCAGCCCTGTCAATCACTCCTTATAACGGGATTAAAGGACATGCATGTTGCTTTTAAAgtaaacaaattttgtttttttttttacatatcttataaaacatttagttcgttaagatttaaaattatatttattgtattataagtttatttattttgcatatatcttatgatatattttgttaagatttaaaaaaatagtttataaaatatattttcgtAAGAATCCAAAAGtgtatataaacatatataaaaaatggtaaACATGTacattaaattgaaataatagaaatataaatttaatgttattaaaataatattaatataacagttcatattattaaagtagtattaatatattatttaataaagtaatgaTTTCATTGATATTATgtgaataattatataatatctatattaCATTAAGATCACGGAGAtgcaataaatataatttatacaatttaaatcaaatatttttagtggAGTCTCTGCATAAAAGTCATAATTGGATAGATTGAGTATTGAAGAT contains these protein-coding regions:
- the LOC106764514 gene encoding CCR4-NOT transcription complex subunit 9 isoform X1, with amino-acid sequence MANLPQSISMSGASFGASSVSATKDRRMASVEHLVLELSNPDLRENALHELSKKRELFQDLAPLLWNSFGTMAALLQEIVSIYPVISPPNLTPAQSNRVCNALALLQCVASHLDTRMQFLNAHIPLYLYPFLNTTSKSRPFEYLRLTSLGVIGALVKVDDTEVISFLLSTEIIPLCLRSMEMGSELSKTVATFIVQKILLDEIGLKYICTTAERFYAVGRVLGNMVATLVEQPSCRLLKHIIRCYLRLSDNQSACEALRTCLPDMLRDATFSSCLREDPTARRWLQQLLHNIGVSRVPALQGAGGFDHMMVS
- the LOC106764514 gene encoding CCR4-NOT transcription complex subunit 9 isoform X2; this encodes MANLPQSISMSGASFGASSVSATKDRRMASVEHLVLELSNPDLRENALHELSKRELFQDLAPLLWNSFGTMAALLQEIVSIYPVISPPNLTPAQSNRVCNALALLQCVASHLDTRMQFLNAHIPLYLYPFLNTTSKSRPFEYLRLTSLGVIGALVKVDDTEVISFLLSTEIIPLCLRSMEMGSELSKTVATFIVQKILLDEIGLKYICTTAERFYAVGRVLGNMVATLVEQPSCRLLKHIIRCYLRLSDNQSACEALRTCLPDMLRDATFSSCLREDPTARRWLQQLLHNIGVSRVPALQGAGGFDHMMVS
- the LOC106764472 gene encoding ribonuclease 3-like protein 2; the encoded protein is MEASVAEVERILCYRFKNRKLLEEALTHSSFTEGVSYERLEFIGDPIISLAISNYLFLAYPNLDPGRLSILRAANISTEKLARVAVRYSLHVFVRHHAQPLMDQVERFVEAVSLENPSVVSHGGSVKAPKILADIVESIAGAIYVDVGCDLEKLWKYFRRILEPIVTPGDLEQQPQPVSTLFEICQKRGKHVEFKHVRTKTASIANVFVDGKLIASASSAQKDLAKLEAAKIALDSLASLVPPPTSIKPSSRNIELNFFTDEDGNMSIEAAKHRLHEYCESRKWSKPVYSIEKDSGPSHERRFICSVQITMKEEARILQISGYEKSRVKDAQNSAASMMLVALFEM